The Saprospiraceae bacterium genome includes a window with the following:
- a CDS encoding leucyl aminopeptidase family protein codes for MEIQTLKQINDHHTDIIIPFSKDKIDVNLVKNLSGINRNPDFSGEGKELTILYHPEKNIKVILLGLGDPKESAKTQTYFRSCIHQNRKKFGVSVAVYLTNLEDDQIFNAVNGIVIGMKQNGIFKQKKDFILKTDHLDFITRDAGQEKIVDEAIKTAETQLEIMHLVDLPPNIKTPEFIGNTIVTSGQKYGYNVQVLDKPALEDQGLKALLAVGQGSANPPVLIVAEYKPKTINPNTPKVGLVGKGISFDTGGLSIKPSANMGYMKSDMGGAAAVFGTIELAAKLNLDVHIICIIPAAENSVDANSYRPGDIIGSYSGKSIEVIDTDAEGRLILVDGLSYLLKNYTVDYLVDVATLTGSVIQTLGYNAAGLFTQNDEMSSQLSKAGEKTYERVWRLPLWEDYLTDMLSDMADIKNLSGKPVAGATTAAKFLEFFTENHERWTHLDIAGVAFSDSEYTKMRSATGYGVRLLIEYIKGLVK; via the coding sequence ATGGAAATTCAAACACTTAAACAAATAAATGACCATCACACAGATATAATTATTCCATTCAGCAAAGATAAAATAGATGTCAACTTAGTAAAAAATCTTTCAGGCATCAACAGAAATCCGGATTTCTCGGGTGAAGGAAAAGAATTGACTATTTTATATCATCCCGAAAAAAATATAAAAGTGATTTTATTAGGATTGGGCGATCCTAAGGAGTCAGCTAAAACACAAACTTACTTCAGAAGTTGTATTCACCAGAACAGAAAAAAATTTGGTGTTTCTGTAGCAGTCTATCTGACAAATCTGGAGGACGACCAGATTTTTAATGCGGTGAATGGAATCGTAATCGGAATGAAGCAAAATGGAATTTTCAAACAAAAGAAAGATTTCATATTAAAAACGGATCATCTGGATTTTATAACCCGGGATGCCGGACAAGAAAAAATTGTGGATGAGGCTATTAAAACTGCCGAGACTCAATTGGAAATAATGCATTTAGTTGATTTACCCCCCAATATAAAAACACCTGAATTTATTGGTAATACAATCGTCACTTCGGGACAGAAATATGGGTATAATGTTCAGGTATTGGACAAACCCGCCTTGGAAGATCAGGGTTTGAAAGCATTGCTCGCTGTAGGACAAGGTAGTGCCAACCCACCCGTTCTGATAGTCGCTGAATATAAACCCAAAACTATAAATCCAAACACCCCAAAAGTAGGACTTGTCGGGAAAGGTATCAGTTTTGACACCGGTGGATTATCTATCAAACCGTCAGCCAATATGGGATATATGAAAAGTGATATGGGAGGAGCCGCAGCTGTATTTGGCACAATAGAACTCGCTGCTAAATTAAACCTTGATGTACATATCATATGTATCATTCCGGCAGCTGAGAATAGTGTAGATGCCAATAGTTATCGTCCGGGTGATATCATTGGTTCTTACAGCGGTAAAAGTATTGAAGTTATTGATACGGATGCGGAAGGCCGGTTGATTCTGGTGGATGGACTTTCATACCTTCTTAAAAATTACACTGTAGATTATCTGGTAGATGTTGCTACATTAACCGGCAGTGTGATTCAGACTTTGGGTTACAATGCAGCAGGTCTCTTTACCCAAAATGATGAAATGTCTTCTCAACTAAGTAAGGCAGGTGAAAAAACATATGAAAGAGTGTGGCGATTGCCATTATGGGAAGACTACCTGACTGATATGTTATCTGACATGGCTGATATAAAAAATCTGAGCGGAAAACCCGTTGCCGGAGCCACTACAGCTGCTAAATTCCTGGAATTTTTTACTGAAAATCATGAACGATGGACCCATCTGGATATAGCGGGAGTTGCATTTTCAGATTCAGAATATACGAAAATGCGTTCAGCAACCGGATATGGAGTCAGATTACTTATAGAGTATATAAAGGGTTTGGTCAAATAA
- a CDS encoding DASS family sodium-coupled anion symporter, whose translation MYRVTSTKKLGLFLGPLAFVLIYFVLEIPGLDDAPKAVLASAAWIAIWWITESVPLAVAALLPIILFPLTGAMDIKSTCSPYSHPFIYLYLGGFFIAIAIEKCNLHKRIALNIIRVIGTNVIYIILGFMVATAFLSMWISNTASAVMLLPVGMAIVKQLRDNPDTIEDENAIFGKALMLAIAYSASIGGMATLIGTPPNLVMAGIVKETYGITITFSQWFVFGFPLSVLLLFICWYYLTHIAFRFSQKSFPGGTAEIYRQLSLLGKMTKDEKRVAIVFFTTAFAWITKSFLLVKIIPAIDDTIIAIMGGISLFLIPAENKKSTILEWRDTVKVPWGIVILFGGGMSLAAGFENSGLATWIGDQFTYLDGISIFLLVLIVVGSVNMLTEFTSNLATTAMLLPVLIVVAASANVSPYYLVISATLAASCAFMLPVATPPNAVVFGSGYLKIGDMVRIGFWLNVMSTIIVTLAVYYLLPILWDMDVFQK comes from the coding sequence ATGTATAGGGTAACATCCACAAAAAAACTTGGACTTTTTCTTGGACCATTAGCATTTGTGCTGATCTATTTTGTATTGGAAATTCCGGGGCTGGATGACGCTCCCAAAGCTGTTCTGGCTTCGGCTGCCTGGATTGCCATTTGGTGGATTACCGAGTCTGTTCCATTGGCTGTGGCGGCATTACTTCCTATCATTTTATTTCCATTAACGGGAGCTATGGATATAAAATCTACGTGTTCTCCTTACAGTCATCCTTTTATCTACTTATATTTGGGTGGGTTTTTTATTGCCATCGCCATAGAAAAATGTAACCTTCATAAACGTATTGCACTGAATATTATAAGGGTTATTGGCACCAATGTGATTTACATAATTCTGGGTTTTATGGTTGCCACCGCATTTTTATCTATGTGGATTTCCAATACAGCTTCTGCAGTGATGTTACTACCGGTAGGTATGGCTATCGTAAAACAATTGCGGGATAATCCGGATACCATAGAAGATGAAAATGCAATTTTTGGCAAAGCCTTAATGTTGGCAATAGCTTATTCAGCATCTATCGGTGGAATGGCAACACTGATCGGCACACCACCCAATCTGGTTATGGCCGGAATTGTAAAAGAAACATATGGGATTACGATAACTTTCAGTCAATGGTTTGTTTTTGGTTTTCCCCTTAGTGTTCTATTGTTATTCATTTGTTGGTATTATCTGACACATATTGCTTTCAGATTTTCACAAAAGTCGTTCCCGGGAGGTACTGCTGAAATTTATCGTCAATTAAGCCTGTTAGGGAAAATGACAAAGGATGAAAAAAGGGTTGCCATCGTGTTTTTTACTACTGCATTTGCATGGATTACAAAGTCTTTTTTATTGGTCAAAATCATACCTGCAATTGATGATACAATCATTGCAATTATGGGTGGCATTTCGTTATTTCTGATTCCTGCTGAAAATAAAAAATCAACCATTCTGGAATGGAGGGATACCGTGAAAGTTCCGTGGGGAATAGTTATCCTTTTTGGAGGAGGTATGTCTTTGGCTGCCGGTTTTGAAAATAGCGGATTAGCTACCTGGATTGGGGATCAGTTTACATATCTGGATGGAATATCAATATTTTTACTTGTTTTAATAGTAGTTGGATCTGTCAATATGCTGACAGAGTTTACTTCCAATCTCGCGACAACAGCCATGTTGTTGCCGGTCTTAATAGTGGTTGCTGCATCAGCGAATGTTTCTCCATATTATCTGGTCATAAGCGCTACCCTTGCAGCATCCTGTGCTTTTATGCTTCCTGTAGCCACACCACCCAATGCAGTGGTTTTTGGCTCCGGTTATCTTAAAATAGGTGATATGGTTAGAATTGGTTTTTGGTTGAATGTAATGAGCACGATCATTGTTACACTCGCTGTGTATTATCTTTTACCAATTCTATGGGATATGGATGTATTTCAAAAATGA
- a CDS encoding CHAD domain-containing protein, with protein MKKNLLNNYVLDLLESLEQNLSDYTSDKKPKHLHNLRVNLKKIKAIFFFIENINKEKHNAIKLKSLFVQAGKIREIYININLLSTVPHSPERLLTPLKEKENILTQQFIKNRLRYSKLINDFREKVCLPEMFQPKKAIIGFFKNERKKAKKILRQKDRESLHRYRKKIKQLMYIYNALPKKMQNKIEWNETEINKQQMKLGDWHDLYSAINYFSNKNSIKKPKNILKLKDKEKKRFKTLRRNLTEKVVK; from the coding sequence ATGAAAAAGAATTTATTGAATAATTATGTGCTCGATCTTCTTGAATCTCTGGAACAGAATCTTTCGGACTATACGAGTGATAAAAAGCCCAAACATCTCCACAATTTGAGGGTCAACCTAAAAAAAATTAAAGCTATTTTCTTTTTTATTGAAAATATAAATAAAGAAAAACATAATGCCATTAAGCTGAAATCATTATTTGTACAAGCCGGAAAAATCAGGGAAATATATATTAATATTAATCTGTTAAGTACAGTTCCTCATTCTCCCGAAAGACTTCTTACTCCGTTAAAAGAGAAAGAAAATATTTTGACGCAACAATTTATTAAAAATCGTTTACGATATTCCAAGCTTATAAATGATTTTCGCGAAAAAGTTTGTTTGCCTGAAATGTTTCAGCCCAAAAAAGCAATTATTGGTTTTTTTAAGAATGAACGCAAAAAAGCGAAAAAAATACTCCGTCAAAAAGACAGAGAAAGCCTGCACCGATACAGAAAGAAAATAAAGCAATTGATGTACATATATAATGCACTGCCCAAGAAAATGCAAAATAAAATTGAATGGAATGAAACTGAAATTAATAAACAACAAATGAAGTTAGGCGATTGGCACGATTTATATTCCGCAATTAATTATTTTTCTAATAAAAACTCTATAAAGAAACCAAAGAATATCCTAAAGCTGAAAGATAAAGAAAAAAAACGGTTTAAAACTTTGCGCAGAAACCTGACAGAGAAGGTTGTGAAATAG
- a CDS encoding pyridoxamine 5'-phosphate oxidase family protein codes for MNNTKNLSSKEAIDKLISLVNDINICLFCTNLKTDIGATARPMSAIKVCDQGNIWFFSEKNSDKNQAIDADNNVQLFFSHPGNSRYLIVNGEAEIIFDKDKIEELWTPAAKIWFEGGKDDPDISVIKVTPTTAYYWDTDGNQMINLLKMAASVVSGNNLISGTEGAINI; via the coding sequence ATGAACAATACTAAAAATCTCAGCAGTAAAGAAGCCATCGACAAACTGATAAGCCTTGTTAATGACATAAATATTTGTCTTTTTTGTACCAACCTGAAAACAGACATAGGAGCCACTGCCCGGCCTATGTCGGCTATAAAAGTCTGCGATCAGGGTAATATTTGGTTTTTTAGTGAAAAAAATAGTGATAAAAACCAGGCCATTGATGCAGATAATAATGTACAATTGTTTTTTTCGCATCCCGGCAACAGTCGCTATTTAATCGTAAACGGGGAAGCCGAAATCATTTTTGATAAAGATAAAATAGAAGAACTCTGGACACCTGCTGCGAAAATCTGGTTTGAAGGAGGTAAAGACGATCCGGATATTTCTGTCATCAAAGTCACTCCAACAACGGCTTACTATTGGGATACCGATGGCAACCAGATGATCAACCTGTTGAAAATGGCAGCATCTGTTGTTTCTGGTAATAATTTAATTTCAGGAACTGAAGGTGCAATAAATATATAG
- a CDS encoding NAD(P)H-dependent oxidoreductase: MKHISIISSSVREYRKSHYVTLYFQQYLKENNLAITEILDLKEYNFPIFEATLKTQEHPSEGMLDFAKKIKLSDGIIIVTPEYNGGYPASLKNAIDLLYDEWYHKPIGIATVSSGPFGGSQAMVALQFTLWKMKAWTIPAMFSVPNVDKAYDEKGIAMDKQTSDKLADVFIKELLWCIGADKKPQHQTD; the protein is encoded by the coding sequence ATGAAGCATATCTCAATTATCTCATCCAGCGTGAGAGAATATCGAAAAAGCCATTATGTTACCCTTTATTTTCAACAATACCTTAAAGAAAACAATCTGGCCATTACGGAGATTCTTGACTTAAAAGAATACAATTTCCCCATTTTCGAAGCTACCCTGAAAACACAGGAACATCCATCTGAAGGCATGCTCGATTTTGCAAAAAAGATAAAATTATCGGATGGTATTATTATCGTAACACCAGAATACAATGGTGGTTATCCCGCAAGTTTAAAAAATGCCATCGACCTGCTGTACGACGAATGGTATCACAAGCCCATTGGTATTGCTACCGTTTCATCAGGTCCTTTTGGTGGTAGTCAGGCTATGGTAGCCCTCCAGTTTACATTATGGAAAATGAAAGCCTGGACTATTCCTGCGATGTTTTCCGTTCCTAATGTTGATAAAGCTTATGATGAAAAGGGAATAGCAATGGATAAACAAACTTCTGATAAGCTGGCAGATGTTTTTATAAAAGAATTGCTCTGGTGCATTGGAGCAGATAAAAAACCGCAGCACCAAACGGACTAA
- a CDS encoding NAD-dependent succinate-semialdehyde dehydrogenase produces the protein MPIQTTNPANNQVVKTFDEMTENAVDQSVEKAVLTFDTWKKTEYAERAALLHKVAGLLRAKKMELAKLITLEMGKLVAQAEGEIKLSAEIFDYYANHAEAFLADKVLDPVHGKAFIRHSPIGVLLGVQPWNFPFYQVARFAAPNIMVGNTILIKHASIVPQCAIAIEELFREAGAPPGLYTNLLISGKAASKLVADNRIKGVSLTGSETAGASVAAQAGKNLKKSVLELGGSDAFIVLEDADIDKAVEWAVVGRINNNGECCIASKRFIAVESIADEFFEKFTNKLATLVIGDPMEPATQLGPLSSEEAAVNIVDQIKRAVEGGAKILLGGKRMEQPGAYMEATVLTNMLPGNPVYYEEFFGPVAVYFKVKNEQEAIDLANDSPFGLGGSVFTQDIERGKRIADQMDAGMVFINHPTWTQADLPFGGTKGSGYGRELSELGIHEFVNKKLIRVSELSDPF, from the coding sequence ATGCCCATACAAACCACCAATCCGGCAAACAACCAAGTGGTAAAAACCTTTGATGAAATGACCGAAAATGCGGTTGACCAATCTGTTGAAAAAGCGGTGCTAACATTTGATACATGGAAAAAGACTGAATACGCAGAAAGGGCGGCTCTGTTGCATAAAGTAGCCGGTCTGTTAAGAGCCAAAAAGATGGAGCTTGCCAAACTGATAACTCTTGAAATGGGTAAGTTGGTTGCACAGGCCGAAGGGGAGATCAAACTCAGTGCAGAAATCTTTGATTATTATGCCAATCATGCAGAAGCATTTTTAGCAGATAAGGTTTTAGATCCGGTACATGGAAAGGCATTCATCCGGCATAGTCCGATAGGTGTCTTGCTCGGCGTTCAACCATGGAATTTTCCGTTTTACCAGGTAGCCCGATTTGCAGCACCCAATATTATGGTAGGAAATACCATACTCATCAAACATGCATCCATAGTGCCGCAATGCGCCATAGCCATTGAAGAACTTTTCCGGGAAGCAGGCGCCCCGCCCGGGTTGTACACCAACTTATTGATTTCGGGTAAGGCTGCGTCTAAACTTGTTGCAGATAATCGAATAAAAGGTGTTTCGCTTACCGGTAGTGAAACTGCAGGTGCAAGCGTTGCTGCTCAGGCGGGAAAAAATCTGAAAAAATCTGTACTGGAATTAGGCGGAAGTGACGCTTTTATAGTGCTGGAAGATGCCGATATAGACAAAGCAGTGGAATGGGCGGTAGTAGGCAGAATCAATAATAATGGTGAATGTTGTATTGCTTCCAAACGATTTATAGCTGTAGAAAGTATAGCGGATGAATTTTTTGAAAAATTTACAAATAAACTAGCCACCCTTGTCATTGGCGATCCCATGGAACCGGCTACACAGCTGGGCCCATTAAGCAGTGAAGAAGCAGCAGTGAATATTGTTGACCAGATAAAAAGAGCAGTTGAAGGCGGTGCAAAAATATTATTGGGCGGCAAAAGAATGGAACAGCCAGGTGCTTATATGGAAGCAACTGTCCTGACAAATATGCTGCCTGGTAATCCGGTGTATTACGAAGAGTTTTTCGGCCCGGTGGCTGTTTATTTTAAGGTAAAAAATGAGCAGGAAGCAATTGATCTGGCCAATGATTCTCCCTTTGGATTGGGTGGCTCGGTATTTACACAGGATATTGAAAGAGGCAAACGCATAGCTGATCAGATGGATGCCGGTATGGTTTTTATTAATCATCCCACCTGGACACAGGCTGACCTTCCTTTTGGTGGCACCAAGGGTTCGGGGTACGGAAGAGAACTTTCGGAATTGGGTATACATGAATTTGTAAATAAAAAACTCATCAGGGTGAGTGAATTAAGCGACCCATTCTGA
- a CDS encoding NADP-dependent oxidoreductase has translation MITKQIVLSGRPVGMPVLEDFQTKTIELPEIKEKEILLEAMYFSVDPYMRGRMNDAKSYAPPFEIGKPIAGGVVAKVLKSNSAEFKVNDMVTGNLPWQQHFKASEKSLLKIDTNIAPPSYYLGILGMPGLTAYFGLMHIGKPKAGETVVVSGAAGAVGIVVGQIAKLHGCRVIGLAGSDEKVKLLKEMFGFDEAINYKMTTDLKKSVADVCPNGVDIYFDNVGGEISDAVISQINFHARIVLCGQIALYNSTEIPMGPRLQPMLLTRSVLMQGFIVSNYQSQFLEGFSHLALWIKEGKLKYKETMVKGFDKLPAALLGLFEGNNIGKMIVEA, from the coding sequence ATGATCACAAAACAAATAGTACTTTCCGGCAGACCGGTGGGAATGCCCGTATTGGAAGATTTTCAGACGAAAACTATTGAGTTGCCCGAAATAAAGGAGAAGGAGATATTGCTCGAAGCGATGTATTTTTCTGTCGACCCATATATGCGGGGCCGAATGAATGATGCAAAATCCTATGCGCCGCCATTCGAAATAGGAAAACCCATTGCAGGTGGGGTAGTAGCTAAAGTACTGAAAAGTAATTCGGCTGAGTTTAAAGTAAATGATATGGTTACCGGTAATCTGCCTTGGCAGCAACACTTTAAAGCTTCAGAAAAAAGTTTGCTTAAAATAGATACCAATATAGCGCCTCCAAGTTATTACCTGGGCATATTGGGCATGCCGGGGCTTACTGCCTATTTCGGGTTAATGCATATTGGTAAGCCCAAAGCGGGTGAAACCGTTGTGGTATCAGGTGCTGCCGGTGCAGTGGGTATAGTAGTTGGGCAAATAGCCAAACTGCACGGTTGCCGGGTAATCGGGCTAGCGGGCAGTGATGAAAAAGTTAAGTTGCTGAAAGAAATGTTTGGTTTTGATGAAGCTATCAATTATAAAATGACTACTGACCTTAAAAAATCTGTTGCTGATGTTTGTCCCAATGGGGTAGATATCTATTTTGATAATGTAGGTGGCGAAATTTCGGATGCTGTCATCAGCCAGATAAACTTCCATGCAAGAATCGTTTTGTGCGGTCAAATTGCTTTATACAACAGTACTGAAATACCAATGGGGCCAAGGCTGCAACCCATGCTGCTAACCCGAAGTGTATTAATGCAGGGCTTTATTGTAAGCAATTACCAAAGTCAGTTTTTAGAAGGGTTTAGTCATTTGGCTCTTTGGATTAAGGAAGGGAAATTGAAGTATAAAGAAACCATGGTTAAGGGCTTTGATAAATTACCTGCTGCATTGCTGGGTTTATTTGAAGGAAATAATATTGGAAAAATGATCGTCGAAGCATAA
- a CDS encoding type 1 glutamine amidotransferase domain-containing protein — translation MKILIVLTSHSELGNTGKKTGFWIEEFAAPYYIFADAGAAITIASPKGGQPPIDPSSDTPDNQTPATIRFKADKDLQQVLSKTVLLSTLASDDFDAIFYPGGHGPLWDLTSDTDSIKLIENFWNSNKPVAAVCHAPAVLLSVQDNVGEALVKGKKVTGFTNSEEDVVQLTNIVPFLLEDELKNKGGIYSKKDNWESHVEVDGMLITGQNPASSEAVAKELLKLLKE, via the coding sequence ATGAAAATATTAATCGTACTCACTTCGCACAGTGAACTTGGAAACACGGGAAAAAAGACAGGTTTTTGGATTGAAGAATTTGCCGCACCGTATTACATATTTGCCGATGCAGGTGCAGCAATCACCATTGCATCACCCAAAGGCGGTCAACCTCCTATAGATCCATCCAGCGATACACCTGATAATCAAACTCCTGCTACCATTCGCTTTAAAGCAGATAAGGATTTACAACAAGTCTTAAGCAAAACCGTATTGTTGTCAACCCTGGCTTCGGATGATTTTGACGCCATATTTTACCCGGGAGGCCATGGTCCGTTATGGGATTTGACCAGCGATACGGATTCTATAAAGTTGATAGAAAATTTTTGGAACAGCAATAAACCTGTGGCAGCGGTTTGCCATGCACCAGCTGTTTTATTGAGTGTACAAGACAATGTAGGTGAAGCTTTGGTAAAAGGAAAAAAGGTAACAGGTTTTACCAACAGCGAAGAAGATGTTGTACAACTTACGAACATAGTACCATTTTTATTGGAAGATGAACTAAAAAACAAAGGGGGTATTTATTCCAAAAAAGACAATTGGGAATCACACGTGGAAGTTGACGGGATGCTCATTACCGGTCAGAATCCTGCATCTTCTGAAGCCGTTGCAAAAGAGTTATTAAAGCTTTTGAAAGAATAA
- a CDS encoding phosphoenolpyruvate carboxylase: protein MNKKENPYQKLTDDRHFIIDCYTKMLAGINEHDIITLINGNPKDFSETENDAISIQKVIQSLSIYFQLMTLVEENAATQYRRKMENQKNITSIRGSWAEAFKIWKDQGVTEDEMLNAISKTCVMPVLTAHPTEAKRVTVIEIHRELYLLLVQRENASLSKLEQNAIKGKIINLLERWWRTGEIYLEKPTIRDERTNTIHYLSKVFPTVLAKSDQQLKQSWIAMGLNPNKIKNPDIFPKINFGSWVGGDRDGHPFVTPGITQETLMIHRNNALSLIKSQLLTLASKLSVSAISNPVPFLLSDAINKKSKALGESGEKAVLRNPYEPWRQYVSLVLLQLENTISEKNTHSDAHYRSAKALADDLKLLRNILIENGMKALSEDLLFPIERTIFCFGFHLAKLDIRQNSAFHDKAISQILKSNGEKEFDFENWEEEKRVIFLNKILESHSLITDVTISYGAEADNVLDCFRVIRQHINQYGSDGIGSFIISMTRNLSDLLVVYLLMRETQLLNTDIKVVPLLETIEDLHNGPKILEKFLQHPITKQRSAVTSQQQEVMLGYSDSNKDGGTIASKWNLFKAEKELSEAGRKNNTEVYFFHGTGGTISRGGGKYHRFLESMPTNTVNGTIKITVQGETVAQQFGNPLTATYNLNTLTSGVAKQTINNKINVNEGAYPFETMDFIAQKSLEHYKDFIQAPGFINFYSKVTCIDVLEKSKIGSRPARRTGTRTLNDLRAIPWVFSWNLSRITVTGWYGLGEALKKLKEERPDAFNDLKKTIDEWTFFRFLIIQTETNLILSNAEIMKLYAELDGNTDERALFMDKILTDYDNGFKMIGELFEESVTIRREGQYDNLEWRESKLKILHQLHIKYLKLWRDIQDENSIEKDKMLAKLLSLINSLSSGLKNTG, encoded by the coding sequence ATGAATAAAAAAGAAAATCCCTACCAAAAGTTAACAGATGACAGACATTTTATTATTGACTGTTATACGAAGATGTTGGCCGGAATCAATGAACATGATATCATTACTTTAATAAATGGTAATCCAAAGGACTTTTCTGAGACTGAAAATGATGCTATTTCTATTCAAAAAGTGATACAATCATTAAGTATCTACTTTCAATTAATGACTTTGGTAGAAGAAAATGCAGCTACACAATACCGAAGAAAAATGGAAAATCAAAAGAATATAACATCCATCAGAGGTTCGTGGGCAGAGGCATTCAAAATCTGGAAAGATCAGGGTGTTACAGAAGATGAAATGCTTAATGCCATTTCCAAAACCTGCGTTATGCCTGTGTTGACAGCTCATCCTACAGAAGCAAAAAGGGTAACTGTCATCGAAATTCATCGGGAATTGTATTTACTTTTAGTACAAAGAGAAAATGCATCACTCAGCAAACTTGAACAAAACGCCATTAAGGGGAAGATTATCAACCTTTTGGAAAGATGGTGGAGAACCGGTGAAATTTATCTCGAAAAACCCACTATCAGGGATGAAAGAACAAATACCATTCATTATTTGAGCAAGGTATTTCCAACAGTATTAGCTAAAAGTGACCAGCAGCTGAAGCAGTCCTGGATTGCCATGGGTTTAAACCCGAATAAGATCAAAAATCCCGATATTTTTCCTAAAATAAATTTTGGAAGTTGGGTTGGTGGTGACAGAGACGGACATCCTTTTGTCACACCCGGAATCACTCAGGAAACTTTAATGATCCACAGGAATAATGCACTCTCGCTTATTAAATCACAGCTATTGACCTTGGCCAGCAAACTTTCTGTTTCTGCCATCAGTAACCCGGTTCCGTTTTTATTATCTGACGCGATTAATAAAAAATCTAAAGCATTAGGTGAGTCAGGAGAAAAAGCAGTACTTAGAAATCCATATGAACCCTGGAGACAATACGTTAGTTTGGTTTTATTGCAATTGGAGAATACCATTTCCGAAAAAAACACACATTCCGATGCACATTACAGATCGGCCAAAGCATTGGCAGATGACTTGAAACTTTTGAGAAATATTCTTATCGAAAACGGAATGAAAGCTTTGTCCGAAGATTTACTATTTCCGATAGAAAGAACAATATTTTGTTTTGGGTTTCACCTGGCAAAATTAGATATAAGACAAAATAGTGCTTTCCATGATAAAGCCATCTCACAAATTCTCAAGTCAAATGGTGAAAAAGAGTTTGATTTTGAAAATTGGGAAGAAGAAAAACGGGTAATTTTTTTAAATAAAATATTGGAAAGCCATTCCCTGATTACTGATGTTACCATTTCTTACGGAGCCGAAGCTGATAATGTATTGGATTGTTTCAGAGTAATTCGTCAACACATCAATCAATATGGTTCAGATGGTATTGGATCATTTATCATCAGTATGACCAGAAATCTCAGTGATTTACTGGTGGTTTATCTCTTAATGCGTGAAACTCAGTTGCTTAATACCGATATTAAAGTTGTGCCTCTGTTAGAAACTATAGAAGATCTTCATAATGGTCCAAAAATATTGGAAAAATTTCTGCAACATCCCATCACTAAACAAAGGTCCGCGGTTACTTCACAGCAACAGGAAGTGATGTTGGGTTATAGCGACAGCAACAAAGATGGCGGAACCATTGCCAGCAAATGGAATCTATTTAAAGCAGAAAAAGAACTCTCAGAAGCAGGCAGGAAAAATAACACAGAGGTTTACTTTTTCCACGGAACCGGAGGTACTATTAGCAGAGGTGGAGGTAAGTATCACCGCTTTTTGGAAAGTATGCCAACAAACACGGTAAACGGCACCATTAAAATTACAGTACAAGGAGAAACCGTTGCACAGCAATTTGGTAATCCACTAACTGCCACATACAACCTGAATACACTGACTTCCGGCGTGGCCAAACAAACCATTAATAACAAAATTAATGTAAATGAGGGAGCTTATCCTTTTGAAACAATGGACTTTATAGCTCAAAAATCATTAGAACATTACAAAGATTTCATTCAAGCTCCCGGATTTATTAATTTTTATAGTAAAGTAACCTGTATTGATGTACTGGAAAAAAGCAAAATTGGTTCAAGACCCGCAAGACGAACCGGCACCAGAACACTCAATGACCTGAGAGCCATTCCATGGGTATTTAGCTGGAATCTTTCCAGAATTACCGTTACCGGATGGTATGGATTGGGTGAAGCTCTGAAAAAATTAAAAGAAGAAAGACCTGATGCTTTTAATGACTTAAAAAAGACAATCGATGAATGGACCTTTTTCAGGTTTTTAATCATTCAAACAGAAACCAACCTGATTCTATCCAATGCAGAAATAATGAAGTTGTATGCTGAACTTGATGGCAATACAGACGAAAGAGCTTTGTTTATGGATAAAATCCTTACCGATTATGATAATGGTTTTAAAATGATTGGTGAACTTTTTGAAGAATCAGTTACCATCAGAAGGGAAGGTCAATACGACAATTTAGAGTGGAGAGAAAGTAAACTAAAAATTCTCCATCAACTTCATATTAAATATCTTAAATTATGGAGAGATATACAGGATGAGAACAGTATTGAAAAGGATAAAATGTTAGCAAAACTTCTTAGCTTAATTAATTCACTTTCTAGCGGATTGAAAAATACTGGTTAA